One part of the Bacteroidia bacterium genome encodes these proteins:
- the murA gene encoding UDP-N-acetylglucosamine 1-carboxyvinyltransferase — MAYFEVEGGHKLSGSIIPQGAKNEALQILCATLLTAEPVKIDNIPDIVDVNRLIQILRDIGVKVTKNGPDSYTFQADDVDLDYLESKEFHQSASRLRGSIMLVGPMLARFGKAFISRPGGDKIGRRRLDTHFWGFQQLGAQFEYKEESGVFRVSREDRLRGTYMLLDEASVTGTANLLMAASLAEGKTTIYHAACEPYLQQLAKMLNRMGAKISGVGSNLLTIEGVEKLGGTEHRMLSDMIEVGSFIGMAAMTQSGIRIKNASVDSLGIIPEMFKRMGVKLKIEGDDIVVEEQEVCEIETFIDGSIMTISDHPWPGFTPDLLSIVLVLATQCRGSVLIHQKMFESRLFFVDKLIDMGAKIILCDPHRATVIGLERKQRLRAISMSSPDIRAGVSLLIAAMSAQGTSNIYNIEQIDRGYQNIEGRLQALGAHIKRKA, encoded by the coding sequence ATGGCTTATTTCGAAGTGGAAGGTGGGCATAAGCTCTCTGGAAGCATCATCCCTCAGGGCGCTAAAAATGAAGCCCTGCAAATCCTTTGTGCTACCCTTCTTACTGCCGAGCCAGTAAAAATTGACAATATACCGGATATTGTAGATGTCAACAGACTCATTCAAATCCTCAGAGATATTGGAGTAAAGGTTACAAAAAACGGTCCTGATAGCTATACCTTTCAGGCGGATGATGTTGACCTCGATTATTTAGAAAGCAAAGAATTTCACCAAAGTGCCAGCCGCCTTAGAGGTTCTATCATGTTGGTAGGTCCAATGCTTGCCCGTTTTGGCAAAGCCTTTATTTCCCGTCCTGGTGGAGATAAAATTGGTCGAAGAAGACTGGACACCCATTTTTGGGGATTCCAGCAATTGGGAGCCCAATTTGAATACAAAGAAGAAAGTGGAGTCTTTCGTGTTAGTCGAGAAGATCGACTAAGAGGCACTTATATGTTGCTGGATGAAGCTTCAGTTACCGGTACGGCAAACCTCCTCATGGCAGCGTCTCTGGCTGAGGGAAAAACCACCATTTACCATGCCGCCTGCGAGCCTTATTTACAACAACTCGCCAAGATGCTCAATCGCATGGGAGCAAAAATCAGTGGCGTAGGAAGCAATCTTCTGACCATAGAAGGAGTAGAAAAACTGGGTGGCACCGAGCATCGGATGCTTTCCGATATGATTGAGGTAGGAAGTTTTATTGGAATGGCAGCCATGACCCAAAGTGGTATCCGTATCAAAAATGCCAGCGTAGATTCTCTGGGTATCATTCCGGAGATGTTTAAACGCATGGGCGTCAAATTGAAGATTGAGGGAGATGATATCGTGGTCGAAGAACAAGAGGTTTGTGAGATCGAGACTTTCATTGATGGAAGCATCATGACGATCTCAGACCACCCCTGGCCTGGATTTACTCCAGACTTATTGAGTATCGTCCTGGTACTTGCTACTCAATGTCGCGGATCAGTATTGATTCATCAGAAGATGTTTGAAAGTCGCCTTTTCTTTGTTGATAAGCTCATCGACATGGGAGCCAAGATCATCCTTTGTGATCCCCATAGAGCTACCGTGATTGGTTTGGAAAGAAAGCAAAGACTACGTGCAATATCGATGTCTAGTCCGGATATCCGTGCAGGAGTTTCTCTGCTTATTGCAGCCATGTCTGCGCAGGGAACCTCAAACATCTACAATATTGAGCAGATCGATCGAGGATACCAGAACATTGAAGGAAGACTTCAGGCACTTGGGGCACACATTAAGCGCAAAGCATAA
- a CDS encoding DUF4290 domain-containing protein, with amino-acid sequence MKYSISEAPLRLREYGRNIQSLVEYMKTIEDRELRTETAHEIVRIMSNLNPSLREIPDYKQKLWDHIYMIAEYDLDVETSFNMPEKPDPEEKRMQRLGYPKGKPRYRRYGWNVQLMIDEATKMEDGPIKKEYINIIANTMKMFLRNMDRESTPESVLAEHIRDLSDGKLEVRGEELIIYKAPPSHHHHQQKNQKNNRNNNKRNRKNKRHRRNY; translated from the coding sequence ATGAAGTATTCGATTTCCGAAGCACCTTTGCGCTTGCGTGAATATGGAAGAAATATTCAGTCTCTGGTTGAGTACATGAAAACCATTGAGGATAGAGAACTCAGGACAGAAACTGCCCATGAGATCGTGCGTATTATGAGCAACCTCAATCCGAGTCTGCGAGAAATACCTGATTACAAGCAAAAGCTTTGGGACCATATATATATGATCGCAGAATACGATCTGGATGTTGAGACCTCTTTTAATATGCCAGAGAAACCTGATCCTGAAGAAAAAAGGATGCAGCGTTTGGGATATCCTAAAGGCAAACCCAGATATCGTAGATATGGTTGGAATGTACAACTCATGATTGATGAGGCCACCAAAATGGAAGATGGCCCTATCAAGAAAGAATATATAAACATCATCGCGAATACCATGAAAATGTTCCTGCGGAATATGGATCGCGAAAGTACTCCAGAATCTGTACTGGCAGAGCACATCAGAGACCTATCTGATGGCAAACTGGAAGTAAGAGGAGAAGAGCTCATTATATACAAAGCACCTCCTTCTCATCATCATCACCAACAGAAAAACCAGAAGAATAACCGCAATAACAACAAAAGAAATCGCAAGAATAAGAGACATAGAAGAAACTATTAA
- a CDS encoding COR domain-containing protein yields MYENPVQEAQRRIDICRKKKSVRLDLAGLDLESIPDEVWELDWLVQLNAGQAAVEEDGRKTYYKNRIKDLSPKISQLKNLRFLDLGNNRLQSLPESIGELTELEGLYLEYNQLIAIPESIGNLLKMRRLDLRFNQLYQIPYSLVQLQFLEKRKKGRKRTGLGLFGNRFGLPDEIFSYNPPELIYYLLEVQVALKKRQAKPLHEAKLIFIGSGEVGKTSLIKRLLGKPFDEDEKMTEGIVIYPWQAKKGRHNIKLNIWDFGGQEIMHATHRFFMTRRSIYVLVANPRMEDKYGDTELEYWLKLIHSYAGSEIPIIVCINKCDIHKMDFGKGSIKDKYPNIVGFVETSAKKDIGIDRLARLVGLALKQKYMRHVDDIMLKGDLAIKNKLETENRDYMAYPDYEALCKELFPKMQAFQKERLLRLLHDLGIMLNFRDDEKQALADTQVLNPEWVTKGVYSIITSPRLIEWKGILNLKQVGELLDKRSYPGRKEWQFIVDIMEKFELSFSLPHARGKYFIPGAFPKDRPRRMVWKHPIPKLLRFQYHYDVLPDVIISRFISNVHNLVKERNFWRNGVMISEEGKEALIRSDPADRRIYIAVGGEGNKRSLLAIVRSVFKQIHENLEGIQVKEFIPLDEEGKALADYEALLAHEELKEEYYLSPVLKKRFNVSLLLDGYESRESREDRRKRIDEERQHSMTEELKALFISKAEENPKNKILFLAAHPTDEGRNRMDEEHREIQESLLRSNRRQDFSFSSRFALDRRGLSRAILDEKPQIVHFSGGGEKGKGILMQDKRGNLKPLGKIALAALFELFEGEIECVLLNACFSQNQAQEISKYVPFVIGMSASISDEAAILFASAFYDAIGNGRDIPFAFRFARNSLDLEDMPESALPIMIEG; encoded by the coding sequence ATGTATGAAAACCCTGTTCAGGAAGCCCAAAGAAGAATTGATATATGCAGAAAGAAAAAGTCTGTCAGATTAGATTTGGCTGGCCTGGACCTGGAGAGCATTCCCGATGAGGTTTGGGAACTGGATTGGTTGGTGCAGTTAAATGCTGGACAGGCAGCAGTAGAAGAAGATGGACGAAAGACTTACTATAAGAACAGGATCAAAGATCTTTCACCCAAAATATCCCAACTCAAAAATCTACGATTCCTGGACCTGGGAAATAACCGCCTGCAAAGCTTGCCTGAAAGTATAGGCGAATTGACAGAACTTGAAGGCTTATATCTGGAATACAATCAGCTGATCGCGATTCCCGAATCTATAGGGAACTTATTGAAAATGCGGAGATTAGATCTTCGTTTCAATCAACTCTACCAAATTCCTTATAGCCTGGTTCAGCTTCAATTTCTGGAGAAACGAAAAAAAGGAAGAAAGAGAACCGGACTGGGATTATTTGGAAATCGCTTTGGTCTTCCGGATGAAATTTTCAGTTACAATCCGCCTGAACTCATTTATTATCTTCTGGAAGTACAGGTAGCCCTAAAGAAAAGACAAGCAAAGCCTTTGCATGAAGCAAAACTGATCTTTATCGGATCAGGAGAAGTAGGGAAAACCTCTTTGATCAAAAGATTGCTAGGAAAGCCTTTTGATGAGGATGAAAAGATGACAGAAGGAATCGTGATTTATCCCTGGCAGGCCAAAAAGGGAAGGCATAATATCAAACTCAATATCTGGGATTTTGGAGGTCAGGAAATCATGCATGCCACGCATAGATTTTTCATGACCCGTCGATCCATTTATGTATTGGTCGCCAATCCGAGGATGGAAGATAAATATGGCGATACCGAACTGGAGTATTGGCTCAAACTGATCCATTCTTATGCCGGTTCGGAAATCCCGATCATTGTCTGCATCAATAAGTGCGACATCCATAAGATGGATTTTGGAAAAGGAAGTATCAAAGACAAATATCCCAATATTGTGGGCTTTGTTGAGACCTCAGCCAAAAAGGACATCGGGATCGATCGCCTGGCACGTTTGGTGGGCCTGGCGCTCAAACAAAAATATATGCGGCATGTAGATGATATCATGCTAAAAGGAGATTTGGCCATCAAAAACAAGCTGGAAACGGAGAACCGGGATTATATGGCCTATCCGGACTATGAAGCCTTATGCAAAGAACTTTTCCCCAAAATGCAGGCCTTCCAAAAAGAAAGGCTCTTGCGCCTGCTTCACGATCTGGGAATCATGCTCAATTTTCGAGATGACGAAAAACAGGCATTGGCGGATACGCAGGTATTGAATCCAGAATGGGTAACCAAAGGCGTATATAGCATCATTACTTCTCCCAGACTTATCGAGTGGAAAGGGATACTCAATCTCAAGCAGGTAGGGGAGTTGTTGGATAAAAGGAGTTATCCCGGTCGAAAAGAATGGCAATTCATTGTGGATATCATGGAGAAGTTTGAACTAAGTTTCAGTCTTCCTCATGCCCGGGGCAAATATTTTATTCCCGGAGCCTTTCCAAAAGATCGTCCACGTCGAATGGTCTGGAAACATCCCATTCCCAAGCTTCTTCGCTTCCAATATCATTATGATGTATTGCCGGATGTCATTATTTCTCGTTTCATTTCCAATGTCCACAACCTGGTCAAGGAGCGGAACTTCTGGAGAAATGGGGTGATGATTTCGGAAGAAGGAAAAGAGGCGCTGATTCGTTCTGATCCGGCCGACCGCAGGATTTATATTGCAGTAGGAGGGGAGGGGAATAAAAGAAGTCTCTTAGCAATCGTCAGAAGTGTCTTTAAGCAGATTCATGAAAACCTGGAAGGGATACAGGTGAAGGAATTTATTCCCCTGGATGAGGAGGGCAAAGCCCTGGCGGATTATGAGGCCTTATTGGCACATGAGGAATTGAAAGAGGAATACTACCTGAGTCCGGTTTTGAAAAAGCGCTTTAATGTAAGCCTTCTGCTGGATGGCTATGAATCTCGGGAAAGTAGGGAAGATCGCAGAAAGCGGATAGATGAAGAAAGACAGCACAGCATGACGGAGGAATTGAAAGCCCTCTTTATATCAAAAGCCGAGGAGAACCCTAAGAATAAAATCCTCTTTCTGGCCGCGCATCCCACGGATGAAGGGCGCAATCGCATGGATGAAGAGCATAGAGAAATTCAGGAGAGTTTGCTTCGATCAAATCGGAGACAGGATTTTAGTTTCAGCAGTCGATTTGCCTTGGATAGGAGAGGATTGAGTCGAGCTATTTTGGATGAAAAGCCACAGATCGTTCATTTTTCCGGGGGAGGTGAAAAAGGAAAAGGTATTCTGATGCAGGACAAAAGGGGGAATTTAAAGCCTTTGGGGAAAATTGCGCTGGCCGCTTTGTTTGAACTCTTTGAAGGGGAAATCGAATGTGTCCTCCTCAATGCCTGCTTTAGTCAGAATCAGGCACAAGAAATCTCAAAATACGTTCCTTTTGTAATTGGTATGTCAGCCAGCATTTCGGATGAAGCTGCCATTTTATTTGCCAGTGCTTTTTATGATGCGATAGGAAATGGAAGGGATATTCCCTTTGCTTTTCGCTTTGCGCGAAATAGTCTCGATTTGGAAGACATGCCAGAATCGGCTTTGCCCATCAT